In the Granulosicoccus antarcticus IMCC3135 genome, CAAGTCCCTTTCGGGTCTGTAATGGAACTACTTGAGGGCAACGCCTGTGCATTTGCACATGTTCAATCAAGCGCAGAAGATCAACGATTTAACCCCAGCCACAAGTCGTTTTCAGCCGTATATGCGATTCGACAAACCGGTCTGAAACAAGTCGGAAATCCAGGGCTGGCTAAAAATTCAGTTTCATTTCAGGTTCAATAACTAATCTGACCCCCGTCTTGACCGACTCGTGCATGAAGTTGCATGCATCAGCAGTCGAGAATTTTACGGGCCCGTCGGGACGTCTTGACGAGAAACGATTCTGAAGATGACTGCTCGGCACCTGTTTGTGTGGGCGCGGTTGTTCCTATCAATCTGACACCACAAGAGCGCACATGCGAATTACGTTGACAGCTTTGCTCCTTCTTGGTCTGGGCAGCGCGAATGTGCATGCCGACAACCAACGACCATCCACGGTCACCAATGTTCAGGCCAGCACTGTGTCTTCCAGTGCCATCCGAATCAACTGGAGCCAACCCTGGGATGATGTCGGTGTAGACGGCTACAACATCTACCGCAACGGCTCTTACTACAAGACGGTATTCAATACTACGAACTATATTGATGAGGGCGTTAGCGCGAACTCCAGCTACGAATACTCTCTTGTTGCTTTCGACCGTGCCAGAAACTATTCCTCTCAGTCTTCAAGTTCGGCCGCCAGCACCGGTGGCTCAAGTAGCAGCTCAGACAGTAGCTTCTCAGCCCAACCTGCAGCTCAGGCACGCGATGGCAGCCCTGGTGCGCCTTCCGGATTACGTGCACAGGGTGAAGGCTCGGACAAGATTCATCTGTATTGGACAGCACCTTCTGGCACTGTGACTGGCTACAACATTTACCGCGACGGTGGCTATTACTCCACCATCAAGGGCCGCACCGATTACACCGCCTCTTCCTTGAGCTCAGGCCGCGACTATCGCTGGCAGGTGGTCGCTTTCAACGGTAGTCAATACTCCACCAAATCCAGTGAAGTCGTGGCCCGCACGGACAGCTCTTCCTCTAGCAATGCCGTAGCCGTAGTGGCCGCAGCAGCCCCACCGCCACAACAGACTAGTGTCTCAGGCCATGTCCCGAGCGGCTACCACCAGGTCTTCAACGAAGAGTTTCAGTCGAGCAGCCTGAACGGCTCAAAATGGCAAAGCCGCTATCGCTGGGGGCCACACTGG is a window encoding:
- a CDS encoding family 16 glycosylhydrolase: MRITLTALLLLGLGSANVHADNQRPSTVTNVQASTVSSSAIRINWSQPWDDVGVDGYNIYRNGSYYKTVFNTTNYIDEGVSANSSYEYSLVAFDRARNYSSQSSSSAASTGGSSSSSDSSFSAQPAAQARDGSPGAPSGLRAQGEGSDKIHLYWTAPSGTVTGYNIYRDGGYYSTIKGRTDYTASSLSSGRDYRWQVVAFNGSQYSTKSSEVVARTDSSSSSNAVAVVAAAAPPPQQTSVSGHVPSGYHQVFNEEFQSSSLNGSKWQSRYRWGPHWTINNEQQFYVDNINDPNFGHSPFEFDGENMTITATRTPDHLRSKANNKDYLSGTLTTYGKFKMRYGYVEMRARMPKGKGLWPAFWLLHNQENDKRPEIDVVEMLGDTSNKVYQTYHYFENWNLRSTPSYEYWGSDFSQDFHTFGMKWEPGRITWYVDGNATNSHSSGNVASEEMYLLVNLAVGGSWPGNPDGSTSFPARFTIDYIRAYSPD